A window of Scylla paramamosain isolate STU-SP2022 chromosome 36, ASM3559412v1, whole genome shotgun sequence genomic DNA:
AATCATACATAAATCATCTTTGCAGAATTGGGAAGGAAGTCTTACCACAATCCTTGCAATGTGATTGTCAAAAACCTCTGCCACCACAAGGTGTTCTGGGGAGTCCAGGCCTGCCATCTTGCACAGGGCAGCCTTCAGGTCACTCACATATGATACCTTGCACAAGGTGATGAGGTATCGGGTTGGGGGACTATTACTGCTGGAGATGTATGTTACCGCTGCAATGATGAACACAATTGATTAATTTCATTGACATTACTGAAAGATAAGATTAAAGTTCATAggtaaaaatattcaaaatacttaaatgaaaaagaaaatagattacTTATTTTTAAAAATCATGTTTTCAATTTAATATTCTGATAGTACTGATTGTTCTCAAGGATGAAGGCAATGGGGAAGTTACTGGATGATACTGTTCAACTATATAATTTCTTTGTGACTAATCTAAAAGAGATGACAACTTAAAATAACTAATCTTACTGAAACACTAATATCTACATCTATATCTACCTATaactatctatccatcaatcaatcaatcaatctctctctctctctctctctctatatatagatatatatactTACTTATCTGAATTTGATTGGCATACGGAAGAGGCACAGAAAGTGTTCCAAAGGGATCATACTTGACAGATGTGTGTCCACAAACTGAGCACACCAActgtacaggaaaaaaaaataaaaaataaaaataaataaataaattaaaaaaaaaaaaaaaataataaataaataagtaaaaaataattcacATATAAGAGAGAGGATATGTATCATTAATGTGTACAGCTTGTATATATTCCAAATCACCcatcagcaacacacacacacacacacacacacacactaaccgaGCTCCTGAACTGTCCATAGAAGGTGTCCACCACGGTGCTCTTTGCCTCACCCACGAAGGACTTCCAAGTGAGGTCTGCCTGCCGCTGCTCCTGAGTCAGCCTGGAAGGGGAGTGAGGTACTGCGTGTGTCTCCCCACCTGAGGTAGAACTTGAGCTATCTGCTGTTCTCTCCACAGCAGTCCCCTGAGATTTTTCTAACTCATACTGGACATTCTTCTCATCCAGCCGCATCCGTTTGTTTATGGTGAGTCTGTCCCTCTCGTCCCCATCATCACGTTCTGCCCCTGACCGCACTGCTACTCTGCTACACCGCCCCTCCTGCAGCAGGTTGACTTCCTTGACACGCTTCACTCCAGACTTGCACAGATTGTCCAGGCTGTTTTTGAGCCGTGTTTTCTCATACTTGGCATACTTTTCTGAGTCAAACAGCAGCTCATTGTTGGCCGGGTTGCTATCCTTGACCAGCACATTGACATTGGATGTCTTAGACTCCTTCATAATGTCCTCCAGTTTAACAAATGATGAGTGTGGGAGAACAAACCCAGAACATCCCATACTACTGTTACTTGGGTCTGACTGACTTGGCTGGCTCAAGGTgggctcctctccctcctgaagCTGCatttgttgatgctgctgctgctgctgctgctgttgctgttggtactgctgctgttgttgttggtgctgctgctgtgcccTTTCCTGACGAAGTGACTCCTGAATATGGTTCTTCTCCATATCAGATATACTATGACAGGGTAATGTGGCCAGCAAATCAGGAATAACCAGGTTACAAGTGGAGCTGATATCACAGTCAGAACCATCACAGacttcaccaccactgcttcctCCACTGGTGCCAAGCTGGTTGTAGCGGCGGACACTGGCACTGCTCACCTCTGCTGGGTCTGATACATCCGATGTCACACTCTCAGCATCATGACAGCTGCAAGTATGAAAGCTGGTTCAGGcattatacaatatatatatatatatatatatatatatatatatatatatatatatatatatatatatatatatatatatatatatatatatatatatatatgtatatatacacacacacacatatatatatatatatatatataaatcatttCTGGCACTTCCACATAACACATCAGTAACTCCAGACAGATACAAGACACCAATGGCACAAGACACTCCTCATCAGTGCCAGTACCTACCTTGTTGTGCCAGCCAGGGAGAGGTCATCACAGGAAGTGTTCATGCGGCAGCAGGGACCCAGTGCACGCACTTCCTCAGGGATGGGTTGGAGTCTGAGGTTAACCAGGTGGGCATCAACAGAGCTGCTGGACACGCTGCTCTTTGGGGAGGCTGCACCACTGTCCAGACCAACTGTTTCCTGGGATGTTAACGTTATAAGTAGAATATGTCTGCTGGTGATTCACTAATTACCATTGTTTCCTGGGATGTTAATGTTATAAGTAGAATATGTCTGGTGGTGATTCACTAATTACCATTGTCCTGTTGACAAGTGAGTGTGTAAGGGGAGAGTATAAAGGCATGATATGTTTGTGTCACCAATCTCAAAGCAATGGGTTTTGGGAAGGGGAAAAGTAAGTGCTTtacaaatacaaaagaagtGCTGTAATGTATGTTTCCCACATAGTCAATTTAAGGTGTCAGCTTGTCTTCCCTTCAAAGCCTCTATTTTATATCATCAGCACATTTCCATTgtataacaaaaagaaatattaataaaattcAAATAGGCaattatcatttctttgtcATGTCAGATTTCGTGaaactccataaaaaaaaaaaaaaaaaaagctacttaCTTCATGTGAATCACTACGAAGTTCTAGAGGCTGTTTGAGTAGATGAGGAGAGTGTGGGCAGCGAGGGGACTGGGGGGAGGTGGGGCAGTGGGGAGACTGTGGGGATGAGGGGCTGGAGTATGACTGTTgacttcctctgcttccttcagccctattgctattgttattgttgctgctggtgctactgctgctactactactacttctgctgttgccactactgctgctactggtactgctgctgctgctgctgctactggccactccactgccactgtcaGCCACACACTTGGTCTTCTTGCTCTTGACACCCtccacacccttccctccccctccatcatCACTCAGGCACATTTGTTTCCGTAGTGTTTCAAGGAGAAGAGTCACAAATTCCTGACAATCATGCTGAAAAGGAGTGCagatgaaacaaagttacacaATTTtgacaaaaatgctgaaaaggtAAGAATCATCTCATGTGCTAAACACATTTtcataataaatgaaaaaggaacAATTCAGCTCTATATAATGCAATCACAAAAACTATATCAATCAATACAATAAATTACATTTACATAGCCATTATTACTACAAGTTCCACAGAGGTATGgagacaataataacaaacaatataagaataaaatgaaacaggACACATGAACTGGATggcaaaaaaaatcacaacaagGAGTATCAGAGATAAAAGTACTAGGAGGAAGTCATGTTAATTTAGCAAGGCATCACAGCTCACCTGTCTGTAATCTCTGAAGTCCCGCCATTGCTGGCCAAACGCATCTTTGAAGTCTGCTGGTCTGAGGGAGGAATACTTGCCACACCAAATCTTGTGTGTGAGCTGGGAGAATTGAGCAGCAAGGGAGTAAttcacattgttgttgttgtgggtgtgaTGGTGACtgaagaaatactgaaaaaaaagaaaaaaaaaagaaagataaataaacaaataaaattaataaataaataaaaaataaataaaataaaataaaataaaataaaataaaataaataaaaataaataaatgaaataaaataataaaaacctcATGTACTAACAATGATTATATGCAAGCATTTCCTGCTGTCTAAAATAAAAAGTTCTCAAAAAATATTTTACATGCACATATACCATATTACTGCCAAGAGGTCCTCTTATATAATATAATGGCCACTAAAACACCTACAGGTTCTTTATCTTGAtgaaaacctttttttttatgtaggagggacactggccaaggagagagagagagagagagagagagagagagagagagagagagagagagagagagagagagagagagagagagagagagagagagagagagagagaaaagcccactgagatgtcagtcccagaacagggtccaaagtggtagtcaaaaattgaaggataagtgtcttgaaacctccctcttcaagaaattcaagtcataggaaggtggaaatacagaagcaggcagggagttccagagtttaccggagaaagggatgaatgattgagaatgatggttaactcttgcattagagaggtggacagaatagggatgagagaaagaagaaagtcttgtgcagtgaggcagggaggagaggaggcatgcagttaacaagatcagaagagcagttagtatgaaaatagaggtagaagatagctagagatgcaacattgcagcgatgagagagaggctgaagacagtcagttagaagagaaaagttgatgagatgaaaagcttctgatttcaccctgtctagaagagcggtatgagtggaaccccccagacatatgaagtatactccatacatggatagataaggcccttgtacagagttagcaggtgggggggggagggagtgagaaaaattcccagagacgtctcagaacgcctaactttgtagaagctgttttagctagagataagatgtgaagcttccagttcagattatatgtaaaggacagactgaggatgctcagtgtagaagagggaaacagttgagtgtcactgaagaagaggggataattgtctggaaagttgtgttgagttgatagatggaggaattgaatttttgaggcattgaacaataccaagtttgctctgccccaatcagaaattttagaaagatcagaagtcagacattctgtggcttccctgcgtgaaatgtttacttcctgaagtgttggacatctatgaaaagacgtggaaaagtgcagggtgctaTCATCAGCGTacaagtggataggacaagaagtttggtttagaaggtcattgatgaataataagaagagtgggtgacagcacagaaccctaaggaacaccatcgttgatagatttaggagaacagtgaatGCCTACCAcagcagaaaggaaacttgagatgaagttacaaagagaaggatagaagccataggaggcttgtttagaaatcaaagctttgtgccagactctaccaaaagcttttgatatatccaaggcaacagcaaaagtttcaccaaaatctctaaaagaggatgaccaggactcagtaaggaaagttaggtccataagccttccaagttAAGCCTCATTTGACACACTAACATCTTACAATGACAAGGACAGGTCATCCTCATCTGACACACTAAGTACAGGTCACCCTAAGCTGACTCACTTTTGTAAGTCCCTATCTTTCACACATACAGTAAATTCATTCCTTAAATTCTGCTAAGGGACAAACAATTTGGTCCTTTCTTGCAAACCTGACTCCTAACCTGTCATATTTTAGTATCACCTTCCCAAGGTGTGACATGCAGATACTCAGGTGCGTTAAACACACTCACCTGAGCAATGGGAGGTGTGTTGACCAGGCACTGTATTCCTGCAGCCATGAAGCAAGTGTTACCCAAGTTGCGAAGGCCACA
This region includes:
- the LOC135090921 gene encoding uncharacterized protein LOC135090921 isoform X1 codes for the protein MSSGEDRTHHWLLTSPGPGEAVVEEDPMVEDVPPAPLLYPLAPSGEDPLAATPSDAPDEGIVSSPVNSLDLDRDSPLGGPLDDDDDDGPPSIETQLPENVDDLEVSGITSTWISSGGSHYGTSHPGLGYSVLNNEQPDADSSGLSEMPGLEPGDFGVGPVYGPQMPGSFSSPVHEPEILSYGDVTDDNAVSGICGLRNLGNTCFMAAGIQCLVNTPPIAQYFFSHHHTHNNNNVNYSLAAQFSQLTHKIWCGKYSSLRPADFKDAFGQQWRDFRDYRQHDCQEFVTLLLETLRKQMCLSDDGGGGKGVEGVKSKKTKCVADSGSGVASSSSSSSSTSSSSSGNSRSSSSSSSSTSSNNNNSNRAEGSRGSQQSYSSPSSPQSPHCPTSPQSPRCPHSPHLLKQPLELRSDSHEETVGLDSGAASPKSSVSSSSVDAHLVNLRLQPIPEEVRALGPCCRMNTSCDDLSLAGTTSCHDAESVTSDVSDPAEVSSASVRRYNQLGTSGGSSGGEVCDGSDCDISSTCNLVIPDLLATLPCHSISDMEKNHIQESLRQERAQQQHQQQQQQYQQQQQQQQQQHQQMQLQEGEEPTLSQPSQSDPSNSSMGCSGFVLPHSSFVKLEDIMKESKTSNVNVLVKDSNPANNELLFDSEKYAKYEKTRLKNSLDNLCKSGVKRVKEVNLLQEGRCSRVAVRSGAERDDGDERDRLTINKRMRLDEKNVQYELEKSQGTAVERTADSSSSTSGGETHAVPHSPSRLTQEQRQADLTWKSFVGEAKSTVVDTFYGQFRSSLVCSVCGHTSVKYDPFGTLSVPLPYANQIQITVTYISSSNSPPTRYLITLCKVSYVSDLKAALCKMAGLDSPEHLVVAEVFDNHIARIVEDGYMTKFLNYNLRNIYTFHLPPPPPSIEEEAPQVSPPTTSDKVLNVSPEKASGANGSESGRAGGNHWRSCTICLEEMCQTELKTHHTCEACLLCDGCIEMSCKHQGGGESLSCPVCQASLSPSDLIPVERRKIEKPKARILRVPLVFRMDQESDNNNKRCMQLLGHPALLALPSRLSPTTLTQTLAPRIPPGSNYSLLFVDGRGYNCSRCLFSSHCRGCEVLGGSEVVLQAGDTLCVRFTSLSPEHHQALASTLDHLSLNDLRQNVPLTLYDCLRAFTQSETLEEADSWFCPVCDRKQQATKTISVWRFPPYLILHLERFLFHGTMSTKLDDKVIFPLDGLDLSDYVAGETNTNQQYNLYACVCHMGVAQAGHYTAFARSPVTGEWHYFNDDSVTRQKPREEEYSTSYLLFYHRQGTNFDLHLPQHFAFVESGLPKTSQRDEEEDVGCSSRASPRDFIGPLPALSEAAAQEADEGQGQAPVFQINKMPDLIN
- the LOC135090921 gene encoding uncharacterized protein LOC135090921 isoform X2, translated to MSSGEDRTHHWLLTSPGPGEAVVEEDPMVEDVPPAPLLYPLAPSGEDPLAATPSDAPDEGIVSSPVNSLDLDRDSPLGGPLDDDDDDGPPSIETQLPENVDDLEVSGITSTWISSGGSHYGTSHPGLGYSVLNNEQPDADSSGLSEMPGLEPGDFGVGPVYGPQMPGSFSSPVHEPEILSYGDVTDDNAVSGICGLRNLGNTCFMAAGIQCLVNTPPIAQYFFSHHHTHNNNNVNYSLAAQFSQLTHKIWCGKYSSLRPADFKDAFGQQWRDFRDYRQHDCQEFVTLLLETLRKQMCLSDDGGGGKGVEGVKSKKTKCVADSGSGVASSSSSSSSTSSSSSGNSRSSSSSSSSTSSNNNNSNRAEGSRGSQQSYSSPSSPQSPHCPTSPQSPRCPHSPHLLKQPLELRSDSHEETVGLDSGAASPKSSVSSSSVDAHLVNLRLQPIPEEVRALGPCCRMNTSCDDLSLAGTTSCHDAESVTSDVSDPAEVSSASVRRYNQLGTSGGSSGGEVCDGSDCDISSTCNLVIPDLLATLPCHSISDMEKNHIQESLRQERAQQQHQQQQQQYQQQQQQQQQQHQQMQLQEGEEPTLSQPSQSDPSNSSMGCSGFVLPHSSFVKLEDIMKESKTSNVNVLVKDSNPANNELLFDSEKYAKYEKTRLKNSLDNLCKSGVKRVKEVNLLQEGRCSRVAVRSGAERDDGDERDRLTINKRMRLDEKNVQYELEKSQGTAVERTADSSSSTSGGETHAVPHSPSRLTQEQRQADLTWKSFVGEAKSTVVDTFYGQFRSSLVCSVCGHTSVKYDPFGTLSVPLPYANQIQITVTYISSSNSPPTRYLITLCKVSYVSDLKAALCKMAGLDSPEHLVVAEVFDNHIARIVEDGYMTKFLNYNLRNIYTFHLPPPPPSIEEEAPQVSPPTTSDKVLNVSPEKASGANGSESGRAGGNHWRSCTICLEEMCQTELKTHHTCEACLLCDGCIEMSCKHQGGGESLSCPVCQASLSPSDLIPVERRKIEKPKARILRVPLVFRMDQESDNNNKRCMQLLGHPALLALPSRLSPTTLTQTLAPRIPPGSNYSLLFVDGRGYNCSRCLFSSHCRGCEVLGGSEVVLQAGDTLCVRFTSLSPEHHQALASTLDHLSLNDLRQNVPLTLYDCLRAFTQSETLEEADSWFCPVCDRKQQATKTISVWRFPPYLILHLERFLFHGTMSTKLDDKVIFPLDGLDLSDYVAGETNTNQQYNLYACVCHMGVAQAGHYTAFARSPVTGEWHYFNDDSVTRQKPREEEYSTSYLLFYHRHKL